One genomic region from Solwaraspora sp. WMMD792 encodes:
- a CDS encoding PRC-barrel domain containing protein: MDRLDPQHTALTGPAGGQGDVVGGTPAGTFDPWRYRDDAGVDGANLAGYHVEATDGGIGRIDSATEEVDGSHLVVDTGPWIFGRKVMLPAGVVNHVDHDAQKVYVDRDKGQIKDAPEYDETSAKDPAYRDKLSAYYGGATGTPVPPMAPGRII, encoded by the coding sequence ATGGACAGGCTCGATCCGCAACACACCGCGCTGACGGGGCCGGCCGGTGGTCAGGGCGACGTCGTGGGCGGTACCCCGGCCGGCACGTTCGACCCGTGGCGCTACCGCGACGACGCGGGGGTCGACGGCGCCAACCTGGCCGGCTACCACGTCGAGGCGACCGACGGTGGCATCGGCCGGATCGACTCCGCCACCGAGGAGGTGGACGGCAGCCATCTGGTGGTCGACACCGGGCCGTGGATCTTCGGCCGGAAGGTGATGCTGCCGGCCGGGGTGGTCAACCACGTCGACCACGACGCGCAGAAGGTCTATGTCGACCGCGACAAGGGCCAGATCAAGGACGCCCCCGAGTACGACGAGACCAGCGCGAAGGATCCGGCGTACCGCGACAAGCTGAGCGCCTACTACGGCGGTGCCACCGGCACCCCGGTCCCGCCGATGGCGCCGGGCCGGATCATCTGA
- a CDS encoding tyrosine-protein phosphatase: protein MTAAATRSLAFATMFNFRDIGGYPGLDGRTVRWQRIYRADSPHRLDGDDAAAFDALGVRTVIDLRRPHEVETFGRIPPADGFDYHNIHLRHQDWGEIPYQPEQGAARYLADRYHDLTEQAADGFVAAISLLAEARTAPAVVHCMAGKDRTGLVCAMTLSLLGVRDSVIAEDYALSNAGSERLLAWLRTQAGNDHLVPVPFFSCPAEAMQTFLTELRQRHGSVEGYLRTAGLSADRITELRAHLLTQ, encoded by the coding sequence ATGACTGCCGCCGCCACCCGCTCGTTGGCCTTCGCGACCATGTTCAACTTCCGTGACATCGGGGGCTACCCGGGGCTCGACGGCCGCACGGTCCGCTGGCAGCGGATCTACCGGGCCGACTCGCCGCACCGGCTCGACGGCGACGACGCGGCGGCGTTCGACGCGCTCGGCGTACGGACCGTGATCGACCTGCGCCGGCCGCACGAGGTCGAAACGTTCGGGCGAATCCCCCCGGCGGACGGGTTCGACTACCACAACATCCACCTGCGGCACCAGGACTGGGGCGAGATCCCCTACCAGCCGGAGCAGGGTGCCGCCCGCTACCTGGCTGACCGCTACCACGATCTGACCGAACAGGCCGCGGACGGTTTCGTCGCGGCGATCTCACTGTTGGCCGAGGCGCGGACCGCACCGGCGGTGGTGCACTGCATGGCCGGCAAGGACCGCACCGGGCTGGTCTGCGCGATGACGCTGTCCCTGCTCGGGGTCCGGGATTCGGTGATCGCCGAGGACTACGCGTTGAGCAACGCCGGCAGCGAACGGCTGCTCGCCTGGCTGCGCACCCAGGCCGGCAACGACCATCTGGTGCCGGTGCCGTTCTTCTCCTGCCCGGCCGAGGCGATGCAGACGTTCCTCACCGAGCTGCGGCAGCGGCACGGCTCGGTCGAGGGGTACCTGCGCACCGCCGGGCTGTCCGCAGACCGGATCACCGAGCTGCGCGCCCATCTGTTGACGCAGTGA